The Streptomyces sp. SS1-1 genome has a segment encoding these proteins:
- a CDS encoding SDR family oxidoreductase, translating to MERDAAGEGVRCLVTGATGYIGGRLVPELLAAGHRVRCLARSPERLRDHPWAPDAEVVRGDVTDAASVARAMEGVDVAYYLVHALGTGKDFEETDRRAARTFAEQARAAGVRRIVYLGGLTPAGVPEDTLSPHLRSRAEVGRILLDSPVPATVLRAAVIIGSGSASFEMLRYLTERLPVMVTPSWVHTRIQPVAVRDVLRALAGSALMPPDVNRTFDIGGPDVLTYREMMVRYARVAGLPRRVILPVPVLTPGLSSHWVGLVTPVPSSIARPLTESLRHEVVCREHDIARYVPDPPGHPIGFDEAVRLALRRVRDARVTTRWSSASVPGAPSDPLPTDPDWAGGSLYTDHRELVVHASPEALWRVVEGIGGENGWYSFPLAWAVRGWLDRLVGGVGLRRGRRDAARLRVGDSLDFWRVEEIEPGRLLRLRAEMRVPGLAWLEMRALTGPDGRTRYRQRALFHPRGLFGHAYWWSVSPFHAIVFGGMARNIARAAAASPLPAKTDHATHP from the coding sequence CGAACTGCTCGCCGCCGGGCACCGGGTGCGCTGCCTGGCCCGCTCACCGGAACGGCTGCGCGACCATCCGTGGGCCCCGGACGCGGAGGTGGTCCGCGGCGACGTCACGGACGCGGCGTCGGTGGCCCGTGCCATGGAGGGCGTCGACGTCGCCTACTACCTGGTGCACGCGCTGGGCACCGGCAAGGACTTCGAGGAGACCGACCGCAGGGCGGCCCGGACCTTCGCCGAGCAGGCCCGGGCCGCCGGCGTCCGGCGGATCGTCTACCTGGGCGGCCTCACCCCGGCCGGGGTGCCCGAGGACACGCTCTCCCCGCATCTGCGGTCGCGGGCGGAGGTCGGGCGCATCCTGCTCGACTCCCCCGTGCCGGCCACCGTGCTGCGGGCGGCCGTCATCATCGGCTCGGGCTCCGCCTCGTTCGAGATGCTGCGCTACCTCACCGAACGGCTGCCCGTGATGGTCACGCCGAGCTGGGTGCACACCCGTATCCAGCCGGTGGCCGTCCGGGACGTCCTGCGCGCCCTCGCCGGCAGCGCGCTGATGCCGCCGGACGTGAACCGGACGTTCGACATCGGCGGCCCGGACGTCCTGACGTACCGGGAGATGATGGTCCGGTACGCGCGGGTGGCCGGGCTGCCCCGCCGGGTCATCCTGCCGGTGCCCGTCCTCACCCCGGGGCTGTCCAGCCACTGGGTGGGCCTGGTGACGCCGGTGCCGTCCTCCATCGCCCGACCGCTGACCGAGTCGCTGCGGCACGAGGTGGTGTGCCGCGAGCACGACATCGCCCGCTACGTGCCCGATCCGCCGGGGCATCCGATCGGCTTCGACGAGGCGGTGCGGCTCGCGCTGCGGCGGGTGCGGGACGCGCGGGTGACGACCCGGTGGTCGTCGGCGTCGGTGCCCGGCGCGCCCAGCGACCCGCTGCCCACCGACCCCGACTGGGCGGGCGGCAGCCTCTACACGGATCACCGCGAACTCGTCGTGCACGCCTCGCCCGAGGCGCTGTGGCGGGTCGTCGAGGGCATCGGCGGGGAGAACGGCTGGTACTCGTTCCCGCTCGCCTGGGCGGTGCGCGGCTGGCTGGACCGGCTGGTGGGCGGGGTGGGGCTGCGCCGCGGGCGGCGGGACGCGGCACGGCTGCGGGTCGGTGACTCGCTGGACTTCTGGCGGGTCGAGGAGATCGAGCCGGGGCGGCTGCTGCGGCTGCGCGCGGAGATGCGGGTGCCGGGGCTGGCCTGGCTGGAGATGCGGGCGCTCACCGGCCCGGACGGCCGGACCCGCTACCGGCAGCGCGCCCTGTTCCATCCGCGCGGGCTGTTCGGCCACGCGTACTGGTGGAGCGTGTCGCCGTTCCACGCGATCGTGTTCGGCGGCATGGCCCGCAACATCGCCCGGGCGGCGGCCGCCTCGCCCCTGCCCGCGAAGACGGACCACGCGACCCACCCCTGA
- a CDS encoding cryptochrome/photolyase family protein, with amino-acid sequence MSISVVLFTSDLRLHDHPPLRAALDGTEGAVPLFVRDTAVDAAGFAVPNRLAFLADCLRDLDAGLRERGGRLVVRRGDLVEQVCRVVTEADADEVHMASDVSAHAQRREERLRRALEAQGVRLHVHDTVTTAVAPGAVTPASSDHFAVFTPYLRRWSDHRLRDPLGPPRAVRVPGGVGSEPLPGRGGLSGLSEGLAEGGEKEGRRRLTAWLRGGVAAYEDRHDDLAGDATSRLSPHLHFGTLSPVELVHRARREGGAGADAFVRQLAWRDFHRQVLAARPAAATDDYRTRGDRWRPEQEAAADIAAWREGRTGYPIVDAAMRQLRHEGWMHNRGRLLTASFLTKTLYVDWRIGARHFLDLLVDGDLANNQLNWQWVAGTGTDTRPHRVLNPVLQAKRYDPDGRYVRRWVPELAQVEGPRVHEPWRLGDDDRAALGYPAPVVGLGEGLERFRRARGR; translated from the coding sequence ATGAGCATCTCGGTCGTCCTGTTCACCAGCGACCTGCGTCTGCACGACCATCCGCCGTTGCGCGCGGCCCTGGACGGTACCGAGGGGGCCGTCCCTCTGTTCGTGCGCGACACGGCCGTCGACGCCGCCGGGTTCGCGGTGCCCAATCGGCTGGCGTTCCTCGCGGACTGTCTGCGTGATCTGGACGCCGGGCTGCGCGAGCGGGGCGGCCGGCTGGTCGTGCGCCGGGGTGACCTCGTCGAGCAGGTGTGCCGGGTGGTGACGGAGGCGGACGCCGACGAGGTGCACATGGCGTCCGACGTCAGCGCCCACGCCCAGCGCCGTGAGGAGCGGCTGCGCCGGGCACTGGAGGCGCAGGGGGTGCGGCTGCACGTGCACGACACGGTGACGACGGCCGTGGCCCCCGGCGCGGTCACCCCGGCGTCCTCCGACCACTTCGCCGTGTTCACGCCGTACCTGCGGCGCTGGTCCGACCACCGGCTTCGGGACCCGCTCGGCCCGCCGCGGGCGGTGCGGGTGCCGGGCGGGGTGGGGTCCGAGCCGCTGCCCGGGCGCGGTGGACTGTCCGGGCTGTCCGAAGGGCTCGCGGAGGGGGGTGAGAAGGAGGGCCGCCGGCGGCTCACGGCCTGGCTGCGCGGGGGCGTCGCGGCCTATGAGGACCGGCACGACGACCTCGCCGGTGACGCGACCTCCCGGCTCTCGCCGCATCTGCACTTCGGCACCCTCTCCCCCGTCGAGCTGGTCCACCGCGCCCGCCGGGAGGGTGGCGCGGGCGCGGACGCGTTCGTACGGCAGTTGGCGTGGCGCGACTTCCACCGGCAGGTCCTCGCCGCGCGGCCCGCCGCCGCCACCGACGACTACCGCACCCGCGGCGACCGCTGGCGGCCGGAGCAGGAGGCCGCGGCGGACATCGCCGCCTGGCGGGAGGGCCGTACCGGCTACCCGATCGTGGACGCGGCGATGCGCCAGCTGCGGCACGAGGGCTGGATGCACAACCGGGGCCGGCTGCTGACGGCGAGCTTCCTCACCAAGACGCTGTACGTGGACTGGCGGATCGGCGCCCGGCACTTCCTGGACCTGCTGGTCGACGGCGACCTGGCCAACAACCAGCTGAACTGGCAGTGGGTGGCCGGGACCGGCACCGACACCCGGCCCCACCGGGTCCTCAACCCCGTCCTGCAGGCCAAGCGGTACGACCCCGACGGCCGGTACGTCCGCCGCTGGGTGCCGGAGCTGGCGCAGGTCGAGGGGCCCAGGGTGCACGAACCGTGGCGGCTCGGCGACGACGACCGTGCCGCGCTCGGCTACCCGGCGCCGGTCGTCGGGCTCGGCGAGGGCCTGGAGCGCTTCCGGCGGGCGCGCGGCCGGTGA
- a CDS encoding SPW repeat protein: MADVSHTRGDIASHPDVSEMRDRYDRVLGGRDVTLLDGPVFLLGLYCAASPWILHYTTSQPPLVTHNLIMGIAIGLLALGFTRAPERMYGLSWAFCALGVWMIIAPWIVGDSPDAGVVVNNIVIGALAVVLGLLCAGTAARSTTRS; this comes from the coding sequence ATGGCCGACGTCTCGCACACCAGAGGTGACATAGCCAGCCATCCGGACGTATCCGAGATGCGGGACCGCTACGACCGCGTGCTCGGGGGCCGCGATGTGACGCTCCTGGACGGACCGGTGTTCCTGCTCGGTCTGTACTGCGCCGCGTCCCCCTGGATACTCCACTACACGACCAGCCAGCCCCCGCTGGTGACCCACAACCTGATCATGGGCATCGCCATCGGTCTGCTGGCCCTCGGATTCACCCGCGCTCCTGAGCGCATGTACGGCCTGAGCTGGGCCTTCTGCGCACTGGGCGTCTGGATGATCATCGCGCCGTGGATCGTCGGGGACAGCCCCGACGCGGGCGTGGTCGTGAACAACATCGTCATCGGCGCGCTGGCCGTGGTCCTCGGCCTGCTGTGCGCCGGCACGGCGGCGAGGAGCACCACCAGGTCGTAG